One region of Candidatus Epulonipiscium sp. genomic DNA includes:
- a CDS encoding chromate transporter, whose amino-acid sequence MRFEKLKLYFTLFKITFSISAFTFGGGYIAIPMIRKYFVNDLELISQEELLDMAAIAQSTPGAIAVNIAVLVGYRILGITGAIISCIGTVLPPLLILSVISFFYKAFRDNRIITAILKGMQAGVAATIVDLIVDMGQGIIKEKKLLFTLMAPITFIANFVFNINAITIIVLCSILSFIQTYFKNKQGAIQDE is encoded by the coding sequence ATGAGATTTGAAAAACTTAAATTATATTTTACCCTTTTTAAAATTACATTCTCTATCAGCGCTTTTACCTTTGGTGGGGGATATATTGCTATACCCATGATACGCAAGTATTTCGTCAATGACTTAGAATTAATTAGTCAAGAAGAGCTCCTAGATATGGCTGCAATTGCCCAATCAACCCCGGGTGCCATAGCTGTTAATATTGCTGTATTAGTAGGTTATCGTATATTGGGAATTACTGGTGCAATCATCAGCTGTATAGGTACCGTTTTACCACCTTTATTGATTTTATCTGTCATATCCTTTTTTTATAAGGCTTTTAGAGATAATAGGATTATTACAGCAATTTTGAAAGGTATGCAAGCGGGAGTTGCCGCTACAATTGTTGATTTGATAGTTGATATGGGACAAGGGATTATAAAAGAAAAAAAATTACTATTTACATTAATGGCTCCCATTACATTCATAGCTAATTTTGTTTTTAATATCAATGCAATAACTATAATTGTCTTATGTTCTATTTTATCTTTCATACAAACTTATTTCAAAAACAAACAAGGAGCAATTCAAGATGAATAA
- a CDS encoding SPFH domain-containing protein: MEEKILKAKKGMPMLFLFILLYAIAIGLIILGGAIIDKGESIGGIPLAVGIIGIILGVIPFLGFKVIRPKEALVLTLFGDYIGTINEPGFYFVNPFSIAVNPAAKTRLGQSGDVDSNVPLNIATLAEQKIIYTSGNDKKISLKIMTLNNTRQKVNDVLGNPVEIGIAVMWRVVDTASAVFNVDNFKEYLSLQCDSAVRNIVRIYPYDVAQGIDTTGDGEPDEGSLRGSSAIVAERIRQEIQDKVKEAGLEIIEARITYLAYAPEIAAVMLQRQQASAIIDARKMIVDGAVSMVEMAIEKLNQNEVVELDEERKAAMVSNLLVVLCGNKDAQPIVNSGSLY, encoded by the coding sequence ATGGAAGAGAAAATTTTAAAAGCAAAAAAAGGAATGCCTATGTTATTTTTATTCATACTACTTTATGCTATAGCCATTGGCCTAATTATTCTTGGGGGGGCCATAATTGACAAAGGCGAATCTATAGGGGGCATACCTCTAGCAGTTGGAATCATTGGGATTATTCTTGGTGTTATACCCTTTTTGGGGTTTAAAGTTATAAGGCCCAAAGAGGCTTTAGTTCTTACACTTTTTGGAGACTATATTGGTACTATTAATGAACCAGGGTTTTATTTTGTTAATCCATTTTCTATAGCAGTTAATCCGGCAGCTAAAACACGTCTTGGTCAAAGTGGAGATGTAGATAGTAATGTTCCATTGAATATAGCAACCTTAGCTGAACAAAAAATTATTTATACTAGTGGTAATGATAAAAAGATATCTCTAAAAATCATGACCCTTAATAATACTAGGCAAAAAGTCAACGATGTTTTGGGAAATCCTGTTGAGATTGGTATTGCTGTTATGTGGAGGGTTGTAGATACAGCTAGTGCAGTTTTTAATGTTGATAATTTTAAAGAATATCTTTCTTTACAATGTGATAGTGCAGTAAGAAATATTGTGCGTATTTATCCTTATGATGTAGCGCAGGGCATTGATACCACAGGGGATGGTGAGCCTGATGAAGGAAGTCTTAGGGGTTCTAGCGCGATAGTAGCTGAACGTATTCGCCAAGAAATACAAGACAAGGTAAAAGAAGCAGGTCTTGAAATAATTGAAGCCCGTATAACTTATCTTGCATATGCTCCTGAGATTGCAGCAGTTATGCTTCAAAGGCAACAAGCTAGTGCTATCATTGATGCACGAAAAATGATAGTTGATGGTGCAGTAAGCATGGTGGAAATGGCTATTGAAAAGCTAAACCAAAACGAAGTAGTAGAATTAGACGAGGAGCGTAAGGCCGCAATGGTATCCAATTTATTAGTTGTATTATGTGGTAACAAAGATGCTCAGCCCATTGTAAATAGTGGAAGTTTATATTAA
- a CDS encoding MBL fold metallo-hydrolase encodes MSNEYNDFANIPGHTEGHISLFREKDRVLIAADAFCTTKQESLISVLLHDEQISGPPKYLTTDWKAGKDSVIVLRDLKPSLVISSHGEPMEGEELRKHLEMLVANFDKITVPEQGVFVTQ; translated from the coding sequence ATCAGCAATGAATACAACGACTTTGCAAATATCCCCGGACATACAGAAGGTCATATTTCCCTATTTCGTGAAAAGGACCGTGTGCTTATTGCTGCAGATGCTTTTTGTACAACGAAACAGGAATCTTTAATCTCTGTATTATTACATGATGAACAGATAAGCGGACCACCAAAATATTTGACTACTGATTGGAAAGCAGGAAAGGATTCAGTAATAGTCCTTAGGGACTTAAAACCATCATTGGTAATATCAAGTCATGGCGAGCCTATGGAAGGTGAAGAACTTAGAAAACATTTAGAGATGCTAGTTGCAAACTTTGATAAGATTACCGTACCTGAGCAAGGAGTTTTTGTTACCCAATAA